One stretch of Punica granatum isolate Tunisia-2019 chromosome 5, ASM765513v2, whole genome shotgun sequence DNA includes these proteins:
- the LOC116209349 gene encoding non-specific lipid-transfer protein 1-like — translation MASKRFLNNLVAALFLCMVVAAATVVESAVTCGQVTSSLTPCIPYTRGSGAAPSAACCSGIRSLNSAARTTPDRQTVCKCLKAVARSISGVNYGAVAAMPGKCGVTLPYKLSLSTDCNKVK, via the exons ATGGCTAGCAAGAGATTCCTTAACAACCTCGTCGCAGCATTGTTCCTCTGCATGGTGGTGGCGGCGGCCACCGTGGTGGAATCCGCCGTCACGTGCGGCCAGGTCACGAGCTCGCTGACCCCCTGCATTCCGTACACTAGGGGTTCGGGTGCTGCCCCGTCGGCAGCCTGCTGCTCGGGTATCCGATCGTTGAATAGTGCCGCCAGAACCACCCCCGATCGCCAAACCGTCTGCAAGTGCCTGAAGGCGGTTGCACGCAGCATCTCCGGGGTCAACTATGGCGCCGTCGCCGCCATGCCTGGGAAGTGTGGCGTCACTCTTCCATACAAGCTCAGCCTCTCAACCGACTGCAACAA AGTGAAGTGA